From the genome of Globicephala melas chromosome 16, mGloMel1.2, whole genome shotgun sequence, one region includes:
- the ZNF32 gene encoding zinc finger protein 32 isoform X1 — protein MFGFPTATLLDCHGRYAQNVAFFTYWCLLHDFPLILPDVMTEAHHKYDHSEATGSSSWDFQNSFRREKLEQKSPDSKTLQEDSPGVRQRVYECQECGKSFRQKGSLTLHERIHTGQKPFECTHCGKSFRAKGNLVTHQRIHTGEKPYQCKECGKSFSQRGSLAVHERLHTGQKPYECAICQRSFRNQSNLAVHRRVHSGEKPYRCDQCGKAFSQKGSLIVHIRVHTGLKPYACAQCRKSFHTRGNCILHGKIHTGETPYLCGQCGKSFTQRGSLAVHQRSCSQRLTL, from the exons ATGTTTGGATTTCCAACAGCTACTCTGCTGGACTGTCATGGAAGATATGCCCAGAATGTAGCATTTTTCA CATATTGGTGCCTCTTACATGACTTCCCTCTCATTTTACcagatgtgatgacagaagccCACCACAAATATGATCACTCTGAGGCCACAGGATCCTCAAGCTGGGATTTCCAGAATTCTTTCAGAAGAGAGAAGCTGGAACAAAAATCCCCAGATTCTAAGACACTACAGGAAGATTCACCTGGAGTGAGACAGAGGGTCTATGAGTGCCAGGAATGTGGAAAATCCTTCAGGCAAAAGGGTAGTCTAACGTTACATGAGAGAATCCACACTGGTCAGAAGCCCTTTGAGTGTACCCACTGTGGAAAAAGCTTTAGGGCCAAAGGCAATCTTGTTACACATCAACGAATACACACAGGAGAGAAGCCTTATCAGTGCAAGGAGTGTGGGAAAAGCTTTAGTCAACGAGGTAGTCTGGCCGTTCACGAAAGACTCCACACTGGACAGAAACCCTATGAGTGTGCTATTTGTCAGAGAAGCTTCAGGAATCAAAGTAACCTCGCTGTTCACAGAAGAGTTCATAGTGGTGAGAAGCCCTATAGATGTGATCagtgtggaaaagccttcagtCAGAAAGGAAGCTTAATTGTTCATATCAGAGTCCACACAGGCCTGAAACCCTATGCCTGCGCACAATGCAGGAAGAGTTTCCACACCAGAGGGAATTGTATCCTGCATGGCAAAATCCACACAGGAGAGACACCCTATCTGTGTGGCCAGTGTGGGAAAAGCTTCACTCAGAGAGGGAGTCTGGCTGTGCACCAGCGAAGCTGCTCACAAAGGCTCACCCTATAA
- the ZNF32 gene encoding zinc finger protein 32 isoform X2, whose product MFGFPTATLLDCHGRYAQNVAFFNVMTEAHHKYDHSEATGSSSWDFQNSFRREKLEQKSPDSKTLQEDSPGVRQRVYECQECGKSFRQKGSLTLHERIHTGQKPFECTHCGKSFRAKGNLVTHQRIHTGEKPYQCKECGKSFSQRGSLAVHERLHTGQKPYECAICQRSFRNQSNLAVHRRVHSGEKPYRCDQCGKAFSQKGSLIVHIRVHTGLKPYACAQCRKSFHTRGNCILHGKIHTGETPYLCGQCGKSFTQRGSLAVHQRSCSQRLTL is encoded by the exons ATGTTTGGATTTCCAACAGCTACTCTGCTGGACTGTCATGGAAGATATGCCCAGAATGTAGCATTTTTCA atgtgatgacagaagccCACCACAAATATGATCACTCTGAGGCCACAGGATCCTCAAGCTGGGATTTCCAGAATTCTTTCAGAAGAGAGAAGCTGGAACAAAAATCCCCAGATTCTAAGACACTACAGGAAGATTCACCTGGAGTGAGACAGAGGGTCTATGAGTGCCAGGAATGTGGAAAATCCTTCAGGCAAAAGGGTAGTCTAACGTTACATGAGAGAATCCACACTGGTCAGAAGCCCTTTGAGTGTACCCACTGTGGAAAAAGCTTTAGGGCCAAAGGCAATCTTGTTACACATCAACGAATACACACAGGAGAGAAGCCTTATCAGTGCAAGGAGTGTGGGAAAAGCTTTAGTCAACGAGGTAGTCTGGCCGTTCACGAAAGACTCCACACTGGACAGAAACCCTATGAGTGTGCTATTTGTCAGAGAAGCTTCAGGAATCAAAGTAACCTCGCTGTTCACAGAAGAGTTCATAGTGGTGAGAAGCCCTATAGATGTGATCagtgtggaaaagccttcagtCAGAAAGGAAGCTTAATTGTTCATATCAGAGTCCACACAGGCCTGAAACCCTATGCCTGCGCACAATGCAGGAAGAGTTTCCACACCAGAGGGAATTGTATCCTGCATGGCAAAATCCACACAGGAGAGACACCCTATCTGTGTGGCCAGTGTGGGAAAAGCTTCACTCAGAGAGGGAGTCTGGCTGTGCACCAGCGAAGCTGCTCACAAAGGCTCACCCTATAA